The DNA region TTAACGTAGCTATAAAATTCTTTTAGTTTTGCAGTCATTAATTGGTCAAATGGAAAAAATATTTATTGAAGTTCAAGTAAACGTCGAAGCATCCCTGGACAAAGTTTGGCAATGCTGGAATGGTCCGGAACATATTGTAAACTGGAATTTTGCTTCGGATGATTGGTGTGCACCTAAGGCAGTAGTAGACTTAAAACCAGGTGGGCAATTTGTATGCAGGATGGAATCTAAGGATGGAACGATGGGTTTTGATTTTAAAGGAATTTATAATGTAATTAAACCAATGGAACTCATAGAATACACTTTGGAGGATGATCGTACGGTTCGGATTGAATTTAAAGAAAATGAAAGTGGAGTCCAGCTAATTGAGAAATTTGAGGCGGAACATGAAAATTCTGTCGAATTGCAGCAATTCGGTTGGCAAGCCATATTAAATAATTTTAAGCAGTACGTTGAATCCAATTCTTAAATTAAAATTTATTATATGTCTGATCAATTATATCCATGTCTATGGTTTGATGGAAATGCCAAAGAAGCTGCCACTTTTTATTGTAGCATTTTTAAGGATGGCAGAATCACCGCAGATACCCCCATGGTTGTGAATTTTGAAATCATGGGCAGAAAATTTATGGGACTCAATGCCGGGCCCATGTTTAAATTCAATGAATCCATTTCCTATGTCATTGAATGTGATACGCAGCAAGAAATCGATTATTATTGGGATCAATTGACAAAAGATGGAGGCCTGGAAGTTGAATGTGGTTGGGTAAAAGATAAATTTGGCCTATCCTGGCAAGTCGTTCCAAAAATCTTAGGAAAGCTCATGAATGATCCCCAAAAAGCACCTCAAGTGCTGGCAGTAATTATGAAAACCAAGAAGTTTAATATTCAAGAACTGGAGGATATTTAATTACGAATTGCAAATTACGAATTACGAATTTAATTCGTAATTAGCAATTCGTAATTCGCAATTCGTAATTCGCAATTTGTAATTCGCAATTTGTAATTCGTAATTGATTCAAACTTCCCATTCATAAAAATTATGATCTTTATCCAACACAAATCCGGTTTTAGGATACAGCGCATTTCCAATTACATTTGATTTAGCGGTTTCCAGGGTAAGTGCAACGGCATTCGTTTCACGGGCAAGTTGTTTAGCACGATCTATCAATAATACAGAAATACCCTGACTGCGATATTCTGGAGCTACAAACAGATCATTCAATAACCAGAGTCGTTTTAGACGGGTTGAAGAAAACAATGGGTACAATTGTACAAAACCTGCGATTTTGTTGTCGATTGTTTCTGCAAGGAATATTTCAGATTCATTGTTAGTAATCCTATCG from Saprospiraceae bacterium includes:
- a CDS encoding SRPBCC family protein, whose amino-acid sequence is MEKIFIEVQVNVEASLDKVWQCWNGPEHIVNWNFASDDWCAPKAVVDLKPGGQFVCRMESKDGTMGFDFKGIYNVIKPMELIEYTLEDDRTVRIEFKENESGVQLIEKFEAEHENSVELQQFGWQAILNNFKQYVESNS
- a CDS encoding VOC family protein — encoded protein: MSDQLYPCLWFDGNAKEAATFYCSIFKDGRITADTPMVVNFEIMGRKFMGLNAGPMFKFNESISYVIECDTQQEIDYYWDQLTKDGGLEVECGWVKDKFGLSWQVVPKILGKLMNDPQKAPQVLAVIMKTKKFNIQELEDI
- a CDS encoding GNAT family N-acetyltransferase — protein: MIIRKATRTDIDALSILFDAYRIFYNKPTDINAAKLFLSDRITNNESEIFLAETIDNKIAGFVQLYPLFSSTRLKRLWLLNDLFVAPEYRSQGISVLLIDRAKQLARETNAVALTLETAKSNVIGNALYPKTGFVLDKDHNFYEWEV